Proteins from a single region of Belliella baltica DSM 15883:
- a CDS encoding FAD-binding and (Fe-S)-binding domain-containing protein encodes MPISKPNLLPFLQSLSSQLDGELKYDTLTKTLYATDASVYREIPLAVAFPKNDTDIKKLIAFAKKHQTSLIPRTAGTSLAGQCVGNGIVVDVSKSFTKILEFNKEEKWVSVQPGVVRDELNRFLKPHGLFFSPITSTANRAMIGGMVGNNSSGTTSIVYGTTREKVISLNTILSDGNSVTFGQVSKAEFQQKCQLDSLEGKIYQQIKEELSKRETQKEINDNFPKKSIHRRNTGYAVDYLLDSEIFSENGDPFNFCKLLAGSEGTLAFTTEIKISLDPLPDPIEVVVAAHFNSIHESMKAAQVAMKHPATAVELMDKIILDCTKESIEYSKNRYFVEGDPLALLMVEFTGKTEEEARLKAEKLILDLQKAALGYAFPVIEPSMTKSAWALRSAGLGLLANIPGDAKAVACIEDTAVDIEDLANYIDEFDKMMESYGQQPVHYAHAGAGEIHLRPILDLKKKSDQEEFYKISLDVAKLVKKYNGSLSGEHGDGRVRAPFIPLMVGEENYQLFRRIKYTWDPDNIFNPGKIVDTAPMNTSLRYEADVETPILKTLLNFDQTGGILRLAEKCNGSGDCRKLPESGGTMCPSYQATRNEKDTTRGRANVLREFLTLDKKENAFDHSEIKEALDLCLSCKGCTAECPSNVDMSSMKAEFQYQYHKTHGTPLRSKAFAHINELNELGSKVSGLANFGLTNSWTSGLMKTILGVAPKRQLPKISNQSLRNWYNKNYENLPKPKKVIKSLYLFIDEFTNHNDTEIGIVAIKLLNKLGYDVKVVDHDESGRSALSKGLLEKARKHADRNVDVFQNIIDGNSLLVGIEPSAILSFRDEYPKLVSEEFVEGAKKLKFHTLLIDEFIGREIASGNIKSESFTKESKKIKLHGHCHQKAMSSLSWTQKLLSLPENYQVEVIPSGCCGMAGSFGYESEHYDLSMQIGEMVLFPAVREASLETQIVAPGTSCRHQIADGTSRRAKHPVEVLWEALI; translated from the coding sequence ATGCCTATATCTAAACCTAACCTATTGCCTTTTTTGCAGAGTTTATCTTCTCAATTAGATGGGGAGTTGAAATATGATACACTCACAAAGACACTTTATGCCACTGATGCTTCTGTTTACAGGGAGATTCCATTAGCTGTCGCTTTTCCAAAAAATGATACAGACATCAAAAAGTTGATTGCTTTTGCAAAAAAACATCAAACATCATTGATTCCACGTACAGCGGGCACTTCCTTAGCTGGACAGTGCGTAGGGAATGGAATTGTGGTCGATGTTTCCAAGTCTTTTACCAAGATTCTTGAATTTAATAAAGAAGAAAAGTGGGTTAGCGTACAGCCAGGTGTGGTTAGAGACGAGCTCAATAGGTTCTTAAAACCACATGGGTTATTTTTTAGTCCGATTACCTCTACAGCCAATCGAGCCATGATCGGTGGAATGGTTGGCAATAATTCATCTGGGACAACTTCCATTGTGTATGGCACTACAAGAGAAAAAGTGATTTCTCTTAATACCATTTTGAGTGATGGAAATTCCGTTACTTTTGGACAAGTGAGTAAAGCTGAGTTTCAGCAAAAATGTCAATTAGACTCTCTGGAAGGAAAAATATATCAGCAGATTAAGGAAGAACTTTCGAAAAGAGAAACACAGAAAGAGATTAATGATAATTTCCCTAAAAAGTCAATTCATAGACGAAACACAGGTTATGCAGTCGATTATTTACTGGATTCTGAAATATTTTCAGAAAATGGAGACCCATTTAATTTTTGTAAACTACTCGCAGGTTCAGAAGGAACGTTAGCATTTACCACAGAAATAAAAATTTCTTTAGATCCACTTCCTGATCCCATAGAAGTCGTTGTTGCGGCACATTTTAACTCTATCCATGAAAGTATGAAAGCAGCTCAGGTTGCAATGAAGCACCCTGCTACAGCTGTGGAGTTGATGGACAAGATTATTTTGGACTGCACCAAAGAAAGTATAGAGTATAGCAAAAATAGATACTTTGTGGAAGGCGATCCCTTGGCTTTGTTGATGGTGGAGTTTACCGGAAAAACAGAAGAAGAAGCTAGACTTAAAGCAGAAAAGTTAATTTTAGATCTTCAAAAAGCGGCTTTAGGTTACGCTTTTCCTGTGATAGAACCTAGTATGACAAAATCAGCATGGGCTTTGAGAAGTGCAGGTTTGGGTCTTTTGGCCAATATTCCAGGTGATGCAAAAGCAGTGGCATGTATAGAAGATACGGCAGTTGATATCGAGGATTTAGCAAATTATATAGATGAATTTGATAAAATGATGGAGTCTTATGGGCAGCAGCCTGTTCATTATGCACATGCAGGAGCAGGAGAGATTCATTTAAGACCCATTTTGGATTTAAAGAAAAAATCCGATCAAGAAGAGTTTTACAAAATTTCTCTGGATGTCGCCAAGTTAGTAAAAAAGTACAATGGCTCTTTGAGTGGTGAACATGGGGATGGAAGGGTAAGAGCACCATTTATTCCATTGATGGTGGGGGAGGAGAACTACCAGCTTTTTAGACGAATTAAATACACTTGGGATCCAGATAATATTTTCAATCCAGGAAAAATTGTAGATACTGCTCCTATGAATACTTCGCTTCGCTATGAAGCAGATGTAGAAACTCCCATTCTAAAGACATTACTCAATTTCGATCAGACTGGAGGGATTTTGAGATTGGCTGAAAAATGTAATGGTTCGGGAGACTGTCGTAAGCTTCCTGAATCAGGCGGTACAATGTGTCCAAGTTATCAAGCAACACGTAATGAAAAAGATACGACAAGAGGTCGAGCAAATGTGTTAAGAGAATTTCTGACCCTTGACAAAAAAGAAAATGCCTTTGATCATTCAGAAATCAAAGAAGCCCTCGATTTATGTTTATCATGCAAAGGCTGTACAGCAGAGTGTCCTTCTAATGTAGATATGTCATCTATGAAGGCCGAATTTCAGTATCAATACCATAAAACACATGGCACTCCGCTTCGATCAAAGGCTTTTGCTCATATCAATGAACTCAATGAATTAGGATCGAAAGTTTCTGGATTAGCCAATTTCGGTCTTACGAATTCATGGACAAGTGGTCTGATGAAAACTATATTGGGTGTTGCGCCTAAGCGTCAACTTCCGAAAATTTCAAATCAAAGTCTAAGAAATTGGTATAATAAGAATTATGAAAACTTACCAAAGCCAAAAAAAGTAATCAAGTCACTTTATTTATTTATTGATGAATTTACCAATCATAATGATACAGAGATAGGCATAGTAGCGATTAAGCTTTTAAATAAACTAGGTTATGATGTGAAAGTGGTAGATCATGATGAAAGTGGTCGATCGGCATTGTCTAAAGGATTGCTTGAAAAAGCCAGGAAACATGCTGATAGAAATGTCGATGTTTTTCAAAATATTATAGATGGTAATTCACTTTTGGTTGGGATTGAACCTTCAGCAATATTGAGTTTTAGAGATGAGTATCCAAAGTTAGTTTCCGAGGAATTTGTGGAAGGAGCAAAGAAATTGAAATTCCATACCTTATTAATTGACGAATTTATAGGAAGAGAAATAGCTTCTGGAAATATCAAATCAGAATCTTTTACCAAAGAATCCAAAAAAATCAAACTTCATGGACATTGTCATCAAAAAGCAATGTCTTCCCTTTCATGGACGCAAAAATTATTATCCTTACCAGAAAACTACCAAGTGGAGGTAATCCCTTCTGGATGTTGTGGCATGGCAGGTTCTTTTGGCTACGAGTCAGAGCACTATGATTTGAGTATGCAGATAGGAGAGATGGTACTCTTTCCAGCGGTGAGAGAGGCTTCCTTAGAAACACAAATAGTAGCACCCGGAACATCCTGCAGGCACCAAATTGCAGACGGAACTTCAAGAAGAGCAAAGCATCCTGTAGAAGTTCTTTGGGAAGCTTTAATTTGA
- a CDS encoding YdcF family protein has translation MFFYLSQFLSILVMPLSICLILIIYGFFRMKNKKGNRILIAGIILLVFFSNKFISNRVMNAWEPDFKAISSLPIYEIGIVLTGVTNLDKNTNDRTFFNKGADRATHAMQLYKLGKIKKILITGGQGLNPTNSNTEAALLRDFMLIAGVDEGDIILEDQAKNTFQNAVFTKEILDNLGYSETQKHLLITSAFHMYRSKGCFDKAELITDTYPVDYYGYDNKFDLSNLLYPDPNSIFIWQKLFKEWIGIMMYKIVGYL, from the coding sequence ATGTTTTTCTACCTCTCCCAATTCTTAAGTATTTTAGTAATGCCATTGAGCATTTGCTTGATTCTGATCATTTATGGATTTTTTCGAATGAAGAATAAAAAAGGAAATCGCATTTTAATTGCTGGTATCATTCTTTTAGTTTTCTTCAGTAACAAATTCATCAGCAATAGAGTAATGAACGCTTGGGAACCTGATTTTAAAGCAATTTCTTCCTTGCCTATTTATGAAATCGGAATAGTACTTACAGGTGTGACCAATTTGGACAAAAACACCAACGACAGAACGTTTTTCAACAAAGGAGCAGACCGAGCGACGCATGCAATGCAGCTTTATAAACTAGGCAAAATCAAGAAAATCCTCATCACAGGTGGTCAGGGGCTCAATCCTACCAATTCCAATACGGAAGCTGCACTTTTGAGAGACTTTATGCTTATTGCTGGCGTCGATGAAGGAGATATTATTTTAGAAGATCAGGCTAAAAACACATTTCAAAATGCTGTTTTCACAAAAGAAATATTGGATAACTTGGGCTATTCTGAAACTCAAAAACATCTTTTGATTACCTCTGCATTTCACATGTACCGATCAAAAGGTTGTTTTGATAAAGCCGAATTAATTACTGATACATATCCAGTTGACTACTATGGATATGATAATAAATTTGACCTTTCAAATTTGTTGTATCCCGATCCAAATTCGATCTTTATTTGGCAAAAACTTTTCAAAGAATGGATCGGAATTATGATGTATAAGATAGTTGGATATCTTTAA
- a CDS encoding DUF3109 family protein, whose translation MILVGNAVISDDIKEQFFVCDLEKCKGACCVEGDAGAPLEDEETQIIEEIYPIVKDYITQEGRDAVERQGTWVIDKDGDKGTPTIGDNRECAYALYDEKGILKCGIEQAYLDGKIAYKKPISCHLYPIRVKKYDDFEALNYDRWDICSAACVLGSKLGVPIYKFLKDALIRKFGEDWYAELVEEIEGGESKEEIKIG comes from the coding sequence ATGATATTAGTTGGCAACGCTGTAATAAGCGATGATATAAAAGAGCAATTTTTTGTTTGTGATTTGGAAAAATGCAAAGGAGCATGCTGCGTAGAAGGAGACGCCGGAGCCCCACTTGAAGATGAGGAGACCCAAATTATTGAAGAAATCTATCCAATAGTTAAAGATTACATTACCCAAGAAGGAAGAGATGCTGTTGAAAGACAAGGAACTTGGGTCATCGATAAAGATGGAGACAAAGGAACACCTACCATTGGAGACAATAGAGAATGTGCCTACGCGCTTTATGATGAAAAAGGAATTTTAAAATGTGGTATTGAACAAGCTTACCTTGATGGTAAGATCGCTTACAAAAAGCCGATTTCCTGTCATCTCTATCCCATTAGAGTAAAAAAGTATGATGATTTCGAAGCATTAAATTATGATCGCTGGGATATTTGCAGTGCGGCTTGCGTTTTGGGTTCTAAACTTGGAGTGCCGATTTACAAATTCCTCAAAGATGCTTTAATCAGAAAATTTGGAGAAGATTGGTACGCTGAATTAGTAGAAGAAATCGAAGGTGGAGAATCAAAAGAAGAGATAAAAATTGGATGA
- a CDS encoding TonB-dependent receptor, giving the protein MKLKLIALTCLIGMFLGTADLQAAVNNGDEKSLVITGKIKSLDGEIIPFANILVMGTVKGAYSNLDGTFAIYDLEDGEYTIKVSAVGFKTFTKEVNVKEGQINQLDLVFMETGVEMPQITVIADKDRVFSKVPGSVTYIDQRELNTISPISGNEVLRRSPGVHVVDEEGIGMRVNIGIRGLDPDRSRSVLVLEDGVPVALAPYGEPEMYYTPAIDRMAGVEILKGSGQILYGPQTIGGVVNYISPNPPQEQEGSIRIQGGQGGYFSGLVNYGNTFGNTGMQVNLLKKRADNVGPTSFDITDFNTKFLFNINDKSELGLKLGLYNEVSNSTYIGLNQVMYDQGGQDFTRLAPDDQLDVSRYSISFSHKYRFSEKVRLNTIAYAYTTTRNWNRQDFTINSTNTPPSNWTGVVWGDRDIPGGAIFMRDGTGNRNRQFAVGGIEPRLEVDHNLFNLKNELTVGTRLLWEQANEQRVNGTKAGVKSGDLVEDEVRTGNAFSAYAQNKFSLSEKIDFNIGVRYENFNYERDIRRRSFAGIGVRDTALVAGNVIHEIIPGMGFNYRPIQKLNFFGGIHKGYAPPRTKDAITSTGDVLDLNAEESWNYELGFRSELSSWAFMEMTGFFMDFSNQIIPVSESAGGLGFGVVNAGATRHRGVESALIFDFSNLLGFSKTKLTYDVNATYALSTYAADRFVDDVNINGNRTPYAPNWFVNSALTLETESGFGARLSMNYVGEQFGDELNTVVPSLDGRIGKIDAYTIFDAMLSYDVERWNSRFNLSIKNLSDERYIATRRPQGIKVGIPRFITAGYEFKF; this is encoded by the coding sequence ATGAAATTAAAATTAATTGCTTTGACATGCTTGATTGGAATGTTTTTAGGAACAGCAGATTTACAAGCAGCAGTAAATAATGGTGATGAAAAATCTTTGGTAATAACAGGGAAAATAAAATCTTTAGATGGAGAGATAATTCCTTTTGCAAATATTTTGGTCATGGGTACTGTAAAAGGAGCCTATTCAAATCTGGATGGAACTTTTGCAATATACGATCTAGAAGATGGAGAATATACCATAAAAGTTTCGGCTGTAGGTTTTAAAACATTTACAAAAGAGGTGAATGTAAAAGAAGGTCAAATCAATCAATTGGATTTGGTTTTTATGGAAACCGGCGTGGAGATGCCGCAAATAACAGTTATAGCAGACAAGGATCGGGTTTTTAGTAAAGTGCCTGGTTCTGTTACTTATATTGATCAAAGAGAATTGAATACAATTTCTCCAATCAGTGGAAATGAAGTGTTAAGAAGATCTCCTGGTGTACATGTGGTAGATGAAGAAGGTATTGGTATGCGTGTCAATATTGGGATTAGAGGATTAGATCCAGATAGAAGTAGATCAGTTTTGGTTCTTGAAGATGGTGTTCCAGTAGCGCTTGCACCTTATGGAGAGCCTGAAATGTATTATACTCCAGCTATAGATAGAATGGCTGGTGTTGAGATTTTGAAAGGATCAGGTCAGATTCTGTATGGTCCTCAGACCATTGGAGGAGTAGTGAATTATATTTCTCCAAATCCCCCACAAGAGCAAGAAGGCTCTATAAGAATTCAAGGAGGTCAAGGTGGGTATTTTTCTGGTTTGGTTAATTATGGCAATACCTTCGGGAATACAGGTATGCAAGTCAATCTTTTGAAAAAGAGAGCGGATAATGTTGGCCCAACAAGTTTTGATATTACTGATTTCAATACCAAATTTTTATTCAATATCAATGACAAATCTGAGCTAGGTTTGAAATTAGGATTGTACAATGAAGTTTCGAATTCCACATATATTGGTTTGAATCAAGTCATGTATGATCAAGGTGGACAGGATTTTACGAGACTTGCTCCCGATGATCAGCTTGATGTTTCTAGATATTCTATCAGTTTCAGCCATAAATATAGATTTAGTGAAAAGGTGAGATTGAATACCATTGCATATGCTTACACAACAACAAGAAATTGGAATAGACAAGATTTTACAATTAACAGTACAAATACGCCTCCTTCAAATTGGACTGGAGTAGTTTGGGGAGACAGAGATATCCCTGGAGGAGCTATTTTTATGAGGGATGGTACTGGAAATAGAAATAGACAATTTGCAGTTGGAGGGATTGAGCCAAGGTTAGAAGTTGATCATAACTTATTCAATCTGAAAAATGAACTTACTGTTGGAACCAGATTGCTTTGGGAGCAAGCCAATGAACAAAGAGTAAACGGGACAAAAGCGGGTGTAAAAAGTGGGGATCTTGTAGAAGATGAAGTGAGAACAGGGAATGCTTTTTCAGCCTATGCTCAAAATAAATTTTCACTTTCAGAAAAAATTGATTTCAATATTGGTGTCAGATATGAAAACTTCAACTATGAAAGAGATATTAGAAGGAGAAGTTTTGCAGGGATAGGAGTGAGAGATACAGCCTTGGTTGCTGGAAATGTGATCCATGAAATCATCCCTGGAATGGGATTCAATTATAGACCGATTCAGAAGCTTAATTTCTTTGGAGGCATTCACAAAGGATATGCTCCTCCAAGAACGAAAGATGCTATCACTTCCACAGGTGATGTTTTAGATTTAAATGCAGAAGAAAGCTGGAATTATGAATTAGGTTTCAGATCAGAATTGTCTAGTTGGGCATTTATGGAAATGACTGGATTTTTTATGGATTTTAGCAATCAAATTATACCTGTATCAGAATCTGCAGGAGGACTTGGTTTTGGTGTAGTCAATGCAGGTGCTACGAGACACAGAGGGGTGGAATCTGCACTCATTTTTGATTTTAGCAATCTACTTGGATTTTCAAAAACTAAATTAACTTACGATGTGAATGCAACATATGCATTGTCAACATATGCTGCAGATAGATTTGTAGATGATGTCAATATTAATGGAAATAGAACTCCCTATGCGCCAAACTGGTTTGTGAATTCAGCTTTGACTTTGGAAACTGAATCTGGTTTCGGTGCAAGATTATCCATGAATTATGTAGGAGAGCAGTTTGGAGATGAATTAAATACTGTTGTTCCGTCCTTAGATGGTAGAATTGGTAAAATTGATGCTTACACGATATTTGATGCAATGCTGAGTTATGATGTAGAAAGATGGAATTCTAGATTTAATTTAAGTATTAAAAACCTATCAGATGAACGCTATATCGCTACACGAAGGCCTCAAGGCATAAAAGTAGGTATTCCTAGATTTATCACTGCGGGCTATGAGTTTAAATTTTAA
- a CDS encoding sigma-54-dependent transcriptional regulator yields the protein MAKILIIDDEKVIRATLKEILEYEKYEISEAQDGEEGWRKIQEEDFDLVLCDIKMPKMDGMEVLEKASTLEKQPQFIMISAHGSIETAVEATKKGAFDFVPKPPDLNRLLLTVRNALDKKELVTETKTLKKKLSKKLDMVGESEPIKRVKDTIEKVAPTDARVLITGPNGTGKELVAHWLHQKSNRSTAPFIAVNCAAIPAELIESELFGHEKGAFTSAVKQRQGKFEQADGGTLFLDEIGDMSLSAQAKVLRALQEHKVSRVGGDKDIKVDVRVLAATNKDLKKEIEEGKFREDLYHRLSVILIQVPPLKDRQEDIPLLVDRFLEDISKEYGTAKKEIDKNALSKLKEYPWTGNIRELRNVVERLVILGEKTICLEDIKKYADFQ from the coding sequence ATGGCAAAAATTCTAATTATTGACGATGAAAAGGTCATCCGGGCCACTTTGAAAGAAATTTTAGAATACGAAAAATATGAAATCTCCGAAGCTCAGGACGGAGAAGAAGGATGGAGAAAAATCCAAGAAGAAGATTTTGATCTCGTCCTATGTGACATCAAAATGCCTAAAATGGATGGAATGGAAGTATTAGAAAAAGCCTCCACTTTAGAAAAGCAACCGCAGTTCATTATGATTTCTGCCCATGGGTCCATTGAGACAGCCGTAGAAGCTACTAAAAAAGGAGCTTTTGATTTTGTTCCAAAACCACCTGACCTCAATAGACTTTTGCTTACAGTAAGAAATGCTTTGGATAAAAAGGAGCTTGTAACTGAAACCAAAACACTTAAGAAAAAGCTATCTAAAAAGCTAGATATGGTGGGTGAGTCTGAACCAATCAAGCGAGTAAAAGATACCATTGAAAAAGTAGCTCCGACTGATGCAAGAGTCCTGATTACAGGGCCAAATGGTACAGGAAAGGAACTTGTTGCACATTGGTTGCATCAAAAAAGCAATAGGTCAACAGCACCTTTCATTGCGGTAAACTGCGCAGCAATACCAGCTGAATTAATAGAAAGTGAATTGTTTGGTCATGAAAAAGGTGCTTTTACATCTGCTGTCAAGCAAAGACAAGGTAAATTTGAGCAAGCAGACGGTGGTACTTTGTTTTTAGATGAAATCGGAGATATGAGTTTATCTGCACAAGCGAAAGTATTGAGAGCACTGCAAGAGCATAAAGTATCTCGTGTAGGAGGCGATAAAGATATTAAGGTTGATGTTAGAGTATTGGCTGCTACAAATAAAGATTTGAAGAAGGAAATTGAAGAGGGGAAATTTAGAGAAGATCTTTATCACAGGTTGAGCGTCATCCTAATTCAAGTTCCCCCTTTGAAAGACAGGCAAGAAGACATTCCTTTATTAGTAGATAGATTCTTGGAGGACATTTCAAAAGAATATGGAACAGCCAAGAAGGAAATTGATAAAAATGCACTCTCAAAACTCAAAGAATATCCCTGGACTGGAAATATTAGAGAATTGAGAAATGTTGTGGAAAGATTGGTGATTTTGGGAGAAAAAACGATTTGTCTCGAAGACATAAAAAAATATGCTGACTTTCAATAG
- a CDS encoding acyltransferase produces the protein MNYFKSFSEDILYSRIKNFEKMALELFKFQAVENKIYKRYLEARKIDVNQINRIEKIPFLPLRFFKDHQVVTGGSAVFKDYYSSSGTSGAITSKHYIWSKEFYLRHTLNQFEKVYGDISNFHILALLPAYMERPGSSLVSMAEYFIQQSKSIYSGTYLYNHDELIERLQVLKNDDKKVLLLGVTFALLDLAESSFDFPKMDNLIVMETGGMKGRRKEMIREEVHEILKIAFHQKEIHSEYGMTELMSQAYSVGNGKYTLPDTMHVMLRDVNDPYTWAERSQGGINIIDLANFHSCAFLETQDLGRFDKAGELEILGRFDNSDVRGCNLMVI, from the coding sequence ATGAATTATTTCAAAAGTTTTTCTGAAGATATCCTTTATTCAAGGATAAAAAATTTTGAAAAAATGGCTTTAGAGCTTTTTAAATTCCAAGCGGTGGAAAATAAAATTTATAAAAGGTACTTAGAAGCGAGAAAAATTGATGTTAACCAAATCAATAGAATAGAAAAAATACCATTTTTACCACTTAGATTTTTTAAAGATCATCAAGTTGTAACGGGTGGATCTGCAGTATTTAAAGATTATTATTCAAGTAGTGGCACAAGCGGAGCAATTACTAGCAAACATTATATTTGGTCAAAAGAATTTTATTTAAGACATACGCTGAATCAGTTTGAAAAAGTATATGGGGATATTTCAAATTTCCATATTTTGGCACTTTTGCCTGCTTATATGGAACGTCCAGGAAGTTCTTTAGTCAGCATGGCGGAATATTTTATCCAACAATCCAAGTCAATTTACTCGGGCACATATCTTTACAATCATGATGAATTGATAGAAAGACTTCAGGTTTTAAAAAATGACGATAAAAAAGTGCTCCTTCTTGGGGTCACTTTTGCGCTATTAGACCTTGCTGAAAGTAGTTTTGATTTTCCCAAAATGGATAATTTAATCGTGATGGAAACTGGAGGGATGAAAGGTAGAAGGAAGGAAATGATTCGCGAAGAGGTTCATGAAATTTTAAAAATTGCTTTTCATCAGAAAGAAATTCACTCTGAATATGGTATGACAGAATTGATGTCGCAAGCTTATTCTGTTGGGAATGGTAAATATACTTTGCCTGATACAATGCACGTTATGCTTAGAGATGTCAATGATCCATATACTTGGGCTGAAAGAAGTCAAGGTGGAATAAATATTATTGATTTAGCTAATTTTCACTCTTGTGCTTTTCTAGAAACACAGGATTTGGGGAGATTTGATAAAGCAGGCGAACTAGAAATATTAGGTCGATTTGACAATAGTGATGTCAGAGGATGTAACTTAATGGTCATTTAA